A genomic segment from Synchiropus splendidus isolate RoL2022-P1 chromosome 18, RoL_Sspl_1.0, whole genome shotgun sequence encodes:
- the sephs3 gene encoding selenide, water dikinase 3, whose protein sequence is MSSSTSPPPSAEAEGTEYGFLGYKPFKPEEHGLDRGFRLIAFSDLKGUGCKVPQEALLKLLAGLEQNQADGTAKGDEQALEFGQQVPVPRLGVGMDCCVIPLRHGGLSLVQTTDFFYPLVEDPYMMGRIACANVLSDLYAMGITECDNMLMLLSVSQKMSDKDRERVMPLMIQGFRDAAEEGGTSVTGGQTVINPWIIVGGVASVVCQSNEFIMPDGAVPGDVLVLTKPLGTQVAVNAHQWLEQPERWNKIKLVVTKEEVKEAYQEAMFSMATLNRTAAGLMHKFQAHAATDVTGFGLLGHANNLAAQQRNEVAFVIHNLPIIAKMAAISKACGNVFNLVQGTSAETSGGLLVCLPREQAAKFCSEMKSQASGGQGGGAWIIGIVDKGDRRARIIEKPRIIEVPPRGSQAANQENSAAPGGPNLS, encoded by the exons ATGTCAAGCTCAACCTCCccgcctccctcagcagaggccGAGGGGACCGAGTACGGTTTCCTTGGATACAAGCCTTTCAAGCCGGAGGAGCACGGCCTGGACCGCGGGTTCCGCCTCATAGCCTTCTCGGACCTGAAAGGATGAGGCTGCAAAGTCCCGCAGGAGGCGCTGCTCAAACTCCTGGCGGGACTGGAGCAGAACCAGGCCGATGGCACCGCAAAGGGCGACGAGCAAGCGCTCGAGTTCGGCCAGCAAGTGCCCGTCCCTCGGCTCG GTGTGGGGATGGACTGCTGCGTGATTCCGCTCAGACATGGTGGGCTCTCGCTGGTCCAGACCACAGACTTCTTCTACCCCCTGGTGGAGGATCCGTACATGATG GGTAGGATAGCGTGTGCCAATGTCCTCAGTGACCTCTATGCCATGGGCATCACAGAATGTGACAACATGCTGATGCTGCTGAGCGTCAGCCAGAAGATGAGTGACAAG GACCGTGAGCGTGTGATGCCACTGATGATTCAAGGGTTTCGTGATGCGGCAGAGGAGGGTGGGACTTCTGTGACCGGTGGTCAAACCGTCATCAACCCCTGGATCATTGTTGGAGGAGTCGCCTCAGTGGTCTGCCAGTCCAATGAATTCATCAT GCCTGATGGTGCCGTCCCAGGAGATGTACTGGTTCTGACAAAACCATTGGGCACTCAGGTGGCTGTCAATGCGCACCAGTGGCTGGAGCAG CCGGAGAGGTGGAACAAGATAAAGCTTGTGGTGACCAAGGAGGAAGTCAAAGAGGCCTATCAGGAAGCCATGTTCTCCATGGCAACTTTGAATCGCACAG CTGCAGGTCTAATGCACAAGTTCCAGGCTCATGCAGCGACTGACGTCACAGGATTTGGCTTGTTGGGTCACGCCAACAACCTAGCCGCTCAGCAACGGAATGAGGTGGCATTTGTCATACATAACCTGCCTATCATTGCCAAGATGGCTGCCATCAGCAAAGCATGCGGAAATGTGTTCAACCTGGTGCAGGGAACGTCAGCAGAAACCTCAG GCGGTCTGCTGGTCTGTCTGCCCAGGGAGCAGGCGGCCAAGTTCTGCTCTGAGATGAAGAGCCAGGCCTCTGGAGGTCAGGGAGGAGGAGCGTGGATCATCGGAATTGTCGACAAAGGAGACCGCCGCGCTCGCATCATCGAAAAGCCTCGTATCATTGAAGTCCCGCCACGAGGAAGTCAGGCGGCGAACCAGGAGAACAGCGCCGCCCCTGGAGGTCCCAATCTCTCATag
- the ikbkg gene encoding NF-kappa-B essential modulator isoform X4 codes for MVQPQPNGPMQWEMSGEDSGGGLRVPPELAANEVVTRLKGDNQQLREALRRSNLALRQRCEEMEGWQRRTKEEREFLSCRFQEARALVERLATENHSLQSLVNLPRSMSNQCCIASQTEEPHVLPASNGPVESQAQTLDPREKKKVMETDQHTQTTPPRSLPVEGPNDFLQLLKSHKEKLEEGMRKLRRKNEELEREREESETEKGQMRACIDHLQATLAHAQGSNFTEEAVPYRSETQHSSDRYRELEVKLDYLQKISAQRDRTEALLKQKEKDCEALKAQATSLLGELTERQSCLEKSERERKSLEEKLNGKTKALQVVERELQQDKKMHNVAMDKLLLQTQGLEQALRAERQVVTEEKKKLNQLQHAYTCLFRDYDAKLKGGEGDLRSRLEEAERALALKQDLIDKLKEEVEQQKGSLETVPVLTAQAEIYKADFLAEREAREKLNQKKEELQEQLNQAQSEIDRLKQEATSRVRMEQMKLRHQDDFPTRSPHIPPPAGVFSAGAFNTAPPPSMFRIQGLVQVGDQGAVGAEELPDLCCPKCQYQAPDMDTLQIHVMDCIQ; via the exons ATGGTGCAGCCCCAACCTAATGGTCCAATGCAGTGGGAAATGTCAGGCGAAGACAGTGGGGGCGGCCTTAGGGTGCCTCCTGAGCTGGCTGCCAATGAAGTGGTAACAAGGTTGAAGGGTGACAACCAACAACTCAGAG AGGCCCTGCGGCGGAGCAACCTCGCCCTCCGTCAGCGCTGTGAGGAGATGGAAGGATGGCAGCGAAGGACAAAAGAGGAACGAGAGTTCCTAAGTTGTCGATTTCAGGAGGCCAGGGCGCTTGTGGAGAGACTGGCCACTGAGAATCACTCATTGCAGAGCCTTGTGAATTTACCACGCTCAATGTCCAACCAGTGTTGCATTGCAAGCCAGACTGAAGAGCCGCACGTACTTCCTGCCAGTAATGGACCAGTGGAGTCACAGGCTCAG ACTCTGGATCCGcgggagaagaagaaagtgatggagaccgatcaacacacacagaccactCCCCCACGCAGCTTG CCGGTCGAGGGTCCCAATGacttcctgcagctgctgaagagccacaaagagaagctggaggaggggaTGCGAAAGTTAAGGAGGAAAAATGAAGAGTTGGAGAGAGAgcgggaggagagcgagacggaGAAAGGGCAAATGCGAGCTTGCATTGACCACTTGCAAGCGACGTTGGCTCATGCACAG GGCAGTAACTTCACAGAAGAAGCTGTTCCGTACCGCTCTGAAACCCAACACTCATCTGATAG ATATCGGGAGCTGGAGGTGAAGCTGGACTACCTGCAGAAAATCTCTGCTCAGCGGGATCGGACCGAGGCCCTGCTCAAGCAGAAAGAGAAAGATTGTGAGGCTCTGAAAGCTCAAGCCACGTCTCTGTTGGGGGAGCTGACCGAGCGGCAGAGCTGCCTGGAGAAAAGCGAGCGTGAAAGAAAATCCTTGGAGGAAAA ACTGAACGGTAAAACCAAAGCCCTGCAGGTGGTGGAGCGAGAGCTCCAGCAGGACAAGAAGATGCACAATGTTGCTATggacaagctgctgctgcagacccaGGGCCTGGAGCAAGCACTGAGGGCGGAGAGACAAGTCGTCACCGAGGAAAA GAAAAAGCTGAACCAGCTGCAGCATGCCTACACCTGCCTGTTCCGAGACTACGATGCCAAGCTAAAGGGCGGG GAGGGAGATCTGCGCAGTCGCCTGGAGGAAGCCGAACGAGCGTTGGCGCTGAAGCAGGACTTGATTGACAAACTCaaagaggaggtggagcagcagaAGGGCTCACTGGAGACTGTTCCTGTACTCACCGCCCAG GCTGAAATCTACAAAGCAGATTTCCTTGCGGAGCGAGAAGCAAGAGAGAAGCTCAACcagaagaaggaggagctgcaggaacaGCTCAACCAGGCCCAGAGTGAGATCGACAGGCTCAAACAGGAAGCCACGTCTCG TGTTCGCATGGAGCAAATGAAGCTGAGGCACCAGGATGACTTCCCCACACGCTCCCCCCACATTCCTCCGCCAGCAG GTGTTTTCTCAGCAGGGGCCTTCAACACAGCGCCCCCTCCCTCCATGTTCCGCATTCAGGGTCTAGTGCAGGTCGGCGACCAAGGAGCGGTTGGAGCTGAGGAGCTGCCAGATTTATGTTGTCCCAAATGCCAGTACCAGGCTCCCGATATGGACACGCTGCAAATTCACGTCATGGACTGCATACAGTAA
- the ikbkg gene encoding NF-kappa-B essential modulator isoform X3: MVQPQPNGPMQWEMSGEDSGGGLRVPPELAANEVVTRLKGDNQQLREALRRSNLALRQRCEEMEGWQRRTKEEREFLSCRFQEARALVERLATENHSLQSLVNLPRSMSNQCCIASQTEEPHVLPASNGPVESQAQTLDPREKKKVMETDQHTQTTPPRSLPVEGPNDFLQLLKSHKEKLEEGMRKLRRKNEELEREREESETEKGQMRACIDHLQATLAHAQGSNFTEEAVPYRSETQHSSDSSSLAKLTEQLQATQGRYRELEVKLDYLQKISAQRDRTEALLKQKEKDCEALKAQATSLLGELTERQSCLEKSERERKSLEEKLNGKTKALQVVERELQQDKKMHNVAMDKLLLQTQGLEQALRAERQVVTEEKKKLNQLQHAYTCLFRDYDAKLKGGEGDLRSRLEEAERALALKQDLIDKLKEEVEQQKGSLETVPVLTAQAEIYKADFLAEREAREKLNQKKEELQEQLNQAQSEIDRLKQEATSRVRMEQMKLRHQDDFPTRSPHIPPPAGVFSAGAFNTAPPPSMFRIQGLVQVGDQGAVGAEELPDLCCPKCQYQAPDMDTLQIHVMDCIQ, encoded by the exons ATGGTGCAGCCCCAACCTAATGGTCCAATGCAGTGGGAAATGTCAGGCGAAGACAGTGGGGGCGGCCTTAGGGTGCCTCCTGAGCTGGCTGCCAATGAAGTGGTAACAAGGTTGAAGGGTGACAACCAACAACTCAGAG AGGCCCTGCGGCGGAGCAACCTCGCCCTCCGTCAGCGCTGTGAGGAGATGGAAGGATGGCAGCGAAGGACAAAAGAGGAACGAGAGTTCCTAAGTTGTCGATTTCAGGAGGCCAGGGCGCTTGTGGAGAGACTGGCCACTGAGAATCACTCATTGCAGAGCCTTGTGAATTTACCACGCTCAATGTCCAACCAGTGTTGCATTGCAAGCCAGACTGAAGAGCCGCACGTACTTCCTGCCAGTAATGGACCAGTGGAGTCACAGGCTCAG ACTCTGGATCCGcgggagaagaagaaagtgatggagaccgatcaacacacacagaccactCCCCCACGCAGCTTG CCGGTCGAGGGTCCCAATGacttcctgcagctgctgaagagccacaaagagaagctggaggaggggaTGCGAAAGTTAAGGAGGAAAAATGAAGAGTTGGAGAGAGAgcgggaggagagcgagacggaGAAAGGGCAAATGCGAGCTTGCATTGACCACTTGCAAGCGACGTTGGCTCATGCACAG GGCAGTAACTTCACAGAAGAAGCTGTTCCGTACCGCTCTGAAACCCAACACTCATCTGATAG CTCTAGCCTGGCTAAACTCACAGAGCAGCTTCAGGCCACACAGGGCAG ATATCGGGAGCTGGAGGTGAAGCTGGACTACCTGCAGAAAATCTCTGCTCAGCGGGATCGGACCGAGGCCCTGCTCAAGCAGAAAGAGAAAGATTGTGAGGCTCTGAAAGCTCAAGCCACGTCTCTGTTGGGGGAGCTGACCGAGCGGCAGAGCTGCCTGGAGAAAAGCGAGCGTGAAAGAAAATCCTTGGAGGAAAA ACTGAACGGTAAAACCAAAGCCCTGCAGGTGGTGGAGCGAGAGCTCCAGCAGGACAAGAAGATGCACAATGTTGCTATggacaagctgctgctgcagacccaGGGCCTGGAGCAAGCACTGAGGGCGGAGAGACAAGTCGTCACCGAGGAAAA GAAAAAGCTGAACCAGCTGCAGCATGCCTACACCTGCCTGTTCCGAGACTACGATGCCAAGCTAAAGGGCGGG GAGGGAGATCTGCGCAGTCGCCTGGAGGAAGCCGAACGAGCGTTGGCGCTGAAGCAGGACTTGATTGACAAACTCaaagaggaggtggagcagcagaAGGGCTCACTGGAGACTGTTCCTGTACTCACCGCCCAG GCTGAAATCTACAAAGCAGATTTCCTTGCGGAGCGAGAAGCAAGAGAGAAGCTCAACcagaagaaggaggagctgcaggaacaGCTCAACCAGGCCCAGAGTGAGATCGACAGGCTCAAACAGGAAGCCACGTCTCG TGTTCGCATGGAGCAAATGAAGCTGAGGCACCAGGATGACTTCCCCACACGCTCCCCCCACATTCCTCCGCCAGCAG GTGTTTTCTCAGCAGGGGCCTTCAACACAGCGCCCCCTCCCTCCATGTTCCGCATTCAGGGTCTAGTGCAGGTCGGCGACCAAGGAGCGGTTGGAGCTGAGGAGCTGCCAGATTTATGTTGTCCCAAATGCCAGTACCAGGCTCCCGATATGGACACGCTGCAAATTCACGTCATGGACTGCATACAGTAA
- the ikbkg gene encoding NF-kappa-B essential modulator isoform X2 — MVQPQPNGPMQWEMSGEDSGGGLRVPPELAANEVVTRLKGDNQQLREALRRSNLALRQRCEEMEGWQRRTKEEREFLSCRFQEARALVERLATENHSLQSLVNLPRSMSNQCCIASQTEEPHVLPASNGPVESQAQTLDPREKKKVMETDQHTQTTPPRSLDESVHSSLSSVLSSPPASVSQTSGGEVAWDIGQPVEGPNDFLQLLKSHKEKLEEGMRKLRRKNEELEREREESETEKGQMRACIDHLQATLAHAQGSNFTEEAVPYRSETQHSSDRYRELEVKLDYLQKISAQRDRTEALLKQKEKDCEALKAQATSLLGELTERQSCLEKSERERKSLEEKLNGKTKALQVVERELQQDKKMHNVAMDKLLLQTQGLEQALRAERQVVTEEKKKLNQLQHAYTCLFRDYDAKLKGGEGDLRSRLEEAERALALKQDLIDKLKEEVEQQKGSLETVPVLTAQAEIYKADFLAEREAREKLNQKKEELQEQLNQAQSEIDRLKQEATSRVRMEQMKLRHQDDFPTRSPHIPPPAGVFSAGAFNTAPPPSMFRIQGLVQVGDQGAVGAEELPDLCCPKCQYQAPDMDTLQIHVMDCIQ; from the exons ATGGTGCAGCCCCAACCTAATGGTCCAATGCAGTGGGAAATGTCAGGCGAAGACAGTGGGGGCGGCCTTAGGGTGCCTCCTGAGCTGGCTGCCAATGAAGTGGTAACAAGGTTGAAGGGTGACAACCAACAACTCAGAG AGGCCCTGCGGCGGAGCAACCTCGCCCTCCGTCAGCGCTGTGAGGAGATGGAAGGATGGCAGCGAAGGACAAAAGAGGAACGAGAGTTCCTAAGTTGTCGATTTCAGGAGGCCAGGGCGCTTGTGGAGAGACTGGCCACTGAGAATCACTCATTGCAGAGCCTTGTGAATTTACCACGCTCAATGTCCAACCAGTGTTGCATTGCAAGCCAGACTGAAGAGCCGCACGTACTTCCTGCCAGTAATGGACCAGTGGAGTCACAGGCTCAG ACTCTGGATCCGcgggagaagaagaaagtgatggagaccgatcaacacacacagaccactCCCCCACGCAGCTTG GATGAGAGCGTTCATAGCTCGCTGAGTAGTGTCCTCTCTTCTCCCCCGGCCTCTGTGTCACAGACGTCGGGGGGAGAGGTGGCCTGGGATATTGGCCAG CCGGTCGAGGGTCCCAATGacttcctgcagctgctgaagagccacaaagagaagctggaggaggggaTGCGAAAGTTAAGGAGGAAAAATGAAGAGTTGGAGAGAGAgcgggaggagagcgagacggaGAAAGGGCAAATGCGAGCTTGCATTGACCACTTGCAAGCGACGTTGGCTCATGCACAG GGCAGTAACTTCACAGAAGAAGCTGTTCCGTACCGCTCTGAAACCCAACACTCATCTGATAG ATATCGGGAGCTGGAGGTGAAGCTGGACTACCTGCAGAAAATCTCTGCTCAGCGGGATCGGACCGAGGCCCTGCTCAAGCAGAAAGAGAAAGATTGTGAGGCTCTGAAAGCTCAAGCCACGTCTCTGTTGGGGGAGCTGACCGAGCGGCAGAGCTGCCTGGAGAAAAGCGAGCGTGAAAGAAAATCCTTGGAGGAAAA ACTGAACGGTAAAACCAAAGCCCTGCAGGTGGTGGAGCGAGAGCTCCAGCAGGACAAGAAGATGCACAATGTTGCTATggacaagctgctgctgcagacccaGGGCCTGGAGCAAGCACTGAGGGCGGAGAGACAAGTCGTCACCGAGGAAAA GAAAAAGCTGAACCAGCTGCAGCATGCCTACACCTGCCTGTTCCGAGACTACGATGCCAAGCTAAAGGGCGGG GAGGGAGATCTGCGCAGTCGCCTGGAGGAAGCCGAACGAGCGTTGGCGCTGAAGCAGGACTTGATTGACAAACTCaaagaggaggtggagcagcagaAGGGCTCACTGGAGACTGTTCCTGTACTCACCGCCCAG GCTGAAATCTACAAAGCAGATTTCCTTGCGGAGCGAGAAGCAAGAGAGAAGCTCAACcagaagaaggaggagctgcaggaacaGCTCAACCAGGCCCAGAGTGAGATCGACAGGCTCAAACAGGAAGCCACGTCTCG TGTTCGCATGGAGCAAATGAAGCTGAGGCACCAGGATGACTTCCCCACACGCTCCCCCCACATTCCTCCGCCAGCAG GTGTTTTCTCAGCAGGGGCCTTCAACACAGCGCCCCCTCCCTCCATGTTCCGCATTCAGGGTCTAGTGCAGGTCGGCGACCAAGGAGCGGTTGGAGCTGAGGAGCTGCCAGATTTATGTTGTCCCAAATGCCAGTACCAGGCTCCCGATATGGACACGCTGCAAATTCACGTCATGGACTGCATACAGTAA
- the ikbkg gene encoding NF-kappa-B essential modulator isoform X1 — protein MVQPQPNGPMQWEMSGEDSGGGLRVPPELAANEVVTRLKGDNQQLREALRRSNLALRQRCEEMEGWQRRTKEEREFLSCRFQEARALVERLATENHSLQSLVNLPRSMSNQCCIASQTEEPHVLPASNGPVESQAQTLDPREKKKVMETDQHTQTTPPRSLDESVHSSLSSVLSSPPASVSQTSGGEVAWDIGQPVEGPNDFLQLLKSHKEKLEEGMRKLRRKNEELEREREESETEKGQMRACIDHLQATLAHAQGSNFTEEAVPYRSETQHSSDSSSLAKLTEQLQATQGRYRELEVKLDYLQKISAQRDRTEALLKQKEKDCEALKAQATSLLGELTERQSCLEKSERERKSLEEKLNGKTKALQVVERELQQDKKMHNVAMDKLLLQTQGLEQALRAERQVVTEEKKKLNQLQHAYTCLFRDYDAKLKGGEGDLRSRLEEAERALALKQDLIDKLKEEVEQQKGSLETVPVLTAQAEIYKADFLAEREAREKLNQKKEELQEQLNQAQSEIDRLKQEATSRVRMEQMKLRHQDDFPTRSPHIPPPAGVFSAGAFNTAPPPSMFRIQGLVQVGDQGAVGAEELPDLCCPKCQYQAPDMDTLQIHVMDCIQ, from the exons ATGGTGCAGCCCCAACCTAATGGTCCAATGCAGTGGGAAATGTCAGGCGAAGACAGTGGGGGCGGCCTTAGGGTGCCTCCTGAGCTGGCTGCCAATGAAGTGGTAACAAGGTTGAAGGGTGACAACCAACAACTCAGAG AGGCCCTGCGGCGGAGCAACCTCGCCCTCCGTCAGCGCTGTGAGGAGATGGAAGGATGGCAGCGAAGGACAAAAGAGGAACGAGAGTTCCTAAGTTGTCGATTTCAGGAGGCCAGGGCGCTTGTGGAGAGACTGGCCACTGAGAATCACTCATTGCAGAGCCTTGTGAATTTACCACGCTCAATGTCCAACCAGTGTTGCATTGCAAGCCAGACTGAAGAGCCGCACGTACTTCCTGCCAGTAATGGACCAGTGGAGTCACAGGCTCAG ACTCTGGATCCGcgggagaagaagaaagtgatggagaccgatcaacacacacagaccactCCCCCACGCAGCTTG GATGAGAGCGTTCATAGCTCGCTGAGTAGTGTCCTCTCTTCTCCCCCGGCCTCTGTGTCACAGACGTCGGGGGGAGAGGTGGCCTGGGATATTGGCCAG CCGGTCGAGGGTCCCAATGacttcctgcagctgctgaagagccacaaagagaagctggaggaggggaTGCGAAAGTTAAGGAGGAAAAATGAAGAGTTGGAGAGAGAgcgggaggagagcgagacggaGAAAGGGCAAATGCGAGCTTGCATTGACCACTTGCAAGCGACGTTGGCTCATGCACAG GGCAGTAACTTCACAGAAGAAGCTGTTCCGTACCGCTCTGAAACCCAACACTCATCTGATAG CTCTAGCCTGGCTAAACTCACAGAGCAGCTTCAGGCCACACAGGGCAG ATATCGGGAGCTGGAGGTGAAGCTGGACTACCTGCAGAAAATCTCTGCTCAGCGGGATCGGACCGAGGCCCTGCTCAAGCAGAAAGAGAAAGATTGTGAGGCTCTGAAAGCTCAAGCCACGTCTCTGTTGGGGGAGCTGACCGAGCGGCAGAGCTGCCTGGAGAAAAGCGAGCGTGAAAGAAAATCCTTGGAGGAAAA ACTGAACGGTAAAACCAAAGCCCTGCAGGTGGTGGAGCGAGAGCTCCAGCAGGACAAGAAGATGCACAATGTTGCTATggacaagctgctgctgcagacccaGGGCCTGGAGCAAGCACTGAGGGCGGAGAGACAAGTCGTCACCGAGGAAAA GAAAAAGCTGAACCAGCTGCAGCATGCCTACACCTGCCTGTTCCGAGACTACGATGCCAAGCTAAAGGGCGGG GAGGGAGATCTGCGCAGTCGCCTGGAGGAAGCCGAACGAGCGTTGGCGCTGAAGCAGGACTTGATTGACAAACTCaaagaggaggtggagcagcagaAGGGCTCACTGGAGACTGTTCCTGTACTCACCGCCCAG GCTGAAATCTACAAAGCAGATTTCCTTGCGGAGCGAGAAGCAAGAGAGAAGCTCAACcagaagaaggaggagctgcaggaacaGCTCAACCAGGCCCAGAGTGAGATCGACAGGCTCAAACAGGAAGCCACGTCTCG TGTTCGCATGGAGCAAATGAAGCTGAGGCACCAGGATGACTTCCCCACACGCTCCCCCCACATTCCTCCGCCAGCAG GTGTTTTCTCAGCAGGGGCCTTCAACACAGCGCCCCCTCCCTCCATGTTCCGCATTCAGGGTCTAGTGCAGGTCGGCGACCAAGGAGCGGTTGGAGCTGAGGAGCTGCCAGATTTATGTTGTCCCAAATGCCAGTACCAGGCTCCCGATATGGACACGCTGCAAATTCACGTCATGGACTGCATACAGTAA
- the tmed4 gene encoding transmembrane emp24 domain-containing protein 4, which produces MLSVSATGVFLVLAWVYPSSALYFHIGETEKKCFIEEIPDETMVIGKYRTQQWDKNSNSFLPSTPGLGMHVEIKDPDTKIILSRQYGSEGRFTFTSHTPGEHQICLHSNSTKMALFAGGKLRVHLDIQVGEHTNNYPEIAAKDKLTELQLRARQLLDQVEQIQKEQNYQRYREERFRMTSESTNQRVLWWSIAQTIILIITGIWQMKHLKSFFEAKKLV; this is translated from the exons ATGCTCTCCGTTTCAGCTACTGGGGTGTTTCTCGTGCTAGCTTGGGTTTACCCGAGCTCTGCACTTTACTTTCACATCGGAGAGACGGAGAAGAAGTGTTTCATTGAAGAGATTCCAGATGAAACCATGGTGATCG GAAAGTATAGAACGCAGCAGTGGGACAAGAACTCCAACTCCTTCCTCCCATCCACACCTGGGCTTGGCATGCATGTGGAGATCAAGGACCCAGACACCAAG ATTATCCTTTCCCGTCAGTACGGCTCAGAAGGACGCTTCACATTCACCTCTCACACTCCCGGAGAACATCAGATATGTCTCCACTCCAATTCCAccaagatggcgctgtttgctgGTGGGAAGCTG agaGTCCACCTGGATATCCAGGTAGGAGAGCACACAAACAACTACCCTGAAATAGCAGCAAAGGACAAGCTGACTGAGCTGCAGCTGAGGGCCAGGCAGCTTCTGGACCAAGTGGAGCAGATTCAGAAGGAGCAGAACTACCAGCGG TATCGTGAAGAGAGGTTCCGCATGACGAGCGAGAGCACCAACCAGCGTGTCCTCTGGTGGTCCATCGCTCAGActatcatcctcatcatcacagGAATTTGGCAGATGAAGCATCTCAAGAGCTTTTTCGAGGCAAAGAAACTGGTGTAA
- the plpbp gene encoding pyridoxal phosphate homeostasis protein, with product MWRVAMSEEVGKALQSVVERVNQAATRRPKVLPAVAPRLVAVSKTKPPEMVVEAYRQGQRHFGENYVNELVDKASDPLILEACPDIKWHFIGHLQKNNVNKLLGVPNLFLVETIDSAKLADKVNGSWQRLRGASTQRLKVMVQLNTSGEQSKHGLPPEETVSTVKHIIRECSALQFLGLMTIGHYGYDLTLGPNPDFQMMLSRRVEVCDSLKMPLEEVELSMGMSTDFEHAIEVGSTNVRVGSIIFGNREYPNSAANTPIPSPAPSPAPSPEKTSKMVSEEAAKKMQHLTVSEH from the exons ATGTGGAGAGTAGCAATGTCGGAGGAGGTTGGGAAAGCGTTGCAGTCCGTGGTGGAGCGGGTGAACCAGGCGGCGACACGCCGCCCCAAG GTGCTGCCAGCCGTGGCGCCGCGCCTTGTAGCTGTCAGCAAAACTAAACCTCCAGAGATGGTCGTGGAGGCCTACAGGCAAGGACAGCGACATTTCGGGGAGAACTAT GTGAACGAACTAGTAGACAAAGCGTCGGATCCTCTG ATCTTGGAAGCATGTCCCGATATCAAGTGGCATTTTATCGGCCATCTACAGAAGAATAATGTCAACAAACTTTTAG GCGTGCCAAACCTGTTCCTCGTGGAGACGATTGACTCAGCAAAGCTGGCCGACAAAGTCAACGGCTCGTGGCAGCGCCTGCGAGGAGCGAGCACTCAGAGGTTAAAGGTCATGGTACAGCTCAACACCAGCGGAGAGCAGA GTAAACACGGGCTCCCGCCCGAAGAAACGGTCAGCACGGTCAAACACATCATCAGAGAGTGCAGCGCTCTGCAGTTCTTAGGACTCATGACCATCGGCCACTATGGTTATGACCTCACCCTTGGCCCCAATCCTGACTTCCAG ATGATGCTGAGTCGCAGAGTGGAAGTGTGCGACAGTCTTAAGATGCCTCTAGAGGAAGTGGAGCTGAGCATGGGGATGTCCACGGACTTCGAACATGCG ATCGAGGTGGGCTCCACAAATGTCCGAGTGGGGAGCATCATTTTCGGCAACAGGGAGTACCCCAATAGTGCAGCCAACACTCCCATCCCCAGCCCTGCCCCGAGCCCGGCACCAAGTCCCGAGAAAACATCCAAGATGGTGTCAGAAGAAGCGGCTAAGAAGATGCAGCACCTCACTGTGTCTGAACACTGA
- the snrpg gene encoding small nuclear ribonucleoprotein G has product MSKAHPPELKKFMDKKLSLKLNGGRHVQGILRGFDPFMNLVMDDCLEMGPGGQQSTIGMVVIRGNSIIMLEALERV; this is encoded by the exons ATGAGCAAAGCGCACCCTCCTGAGTTGAAAAA GTTCATGGACAAGAAGCTTTCAC TGAAGCTGAATGGAGGCCGGCATGTGCAGGGGATTCTGCGTGGGTTTGATCCCTTCATGAACCTGGTGATGGACGACTGTCTAGAAATGGGTCCCGGTGGACAACAGAGCACCATCGGCATGGTG GTGATCCGAGGAAACAGCATCATCATGTTGGAGGCTTTGGAGCGAGTGTAG